Proteins encoded in a region of the Moritella marina ATCC 15381 genome:
- a CDS encoding acyl-CoA thioesterase: protein MSKNSLLSESVIIDVPFHDCDPMNVVWHGNYARYFEVARSALLRKMNYDYEDMSKSGYVWPIVDMRVKYIASARYAQKIKVDAHLVEVESRLKMEYLVSCVETGQKLTKASTIQLAVDLATQELQFVTPAAFTDKLQGELDG, encoded by the coding sequence ATGAGTAAAAACAGTTTATTATCAGAATCCGTTATTATTGACGTGCCGTTTCATGATTGCGACCCGATGAATGTAGTTTGGCATGGTAATTATGCCCGTTATTTTGAAGTCGCTCGCAGCGCGCTATTACGTAAAATGAATTACGATTATGAAGATATGAGTAAATCAGGTTACGTGTGGCCGATTGTCGATATGCGGGTGAAGTATATTGCGTCGGCGCGTTATGCGCAGAAGATCAAAGTCGATGCTCATTTGGTTGAAGTGGAATCGCGTTTAAAAATGGAATATCTGGTTAGCTGTGTCGAAACGGGGCAGAAGTTAACTAAGGCCTCGACGATCCAGTTAGCGGTAGACTTAGCAACCCAAGAGTTGCAATTTGTCACTCCAGCGGCTTTTACTGACAAGCTACAGGGCGAGTTAGATGGGTAG
- a CDS encoding hotdog family protein, with product MRYPIADVLPHSAPMILIDELVRYDDENVSCRVTITPTKPFFDNAKQGVPSYVGCEYMAQTIAAYGGAHALDDAGEVKIGFLLGSRKYNAEVGIFKVGKTLLIEAKKLIQDESGLCVFDCVIKDEENAVLAKAKINVFQPQDPAQFLKDNHE from the coding sequence GTGAGATACCCAATAGCGGACGTATTACCGCATAGCGCACCGATGATCTTAATTGATGAATTAGTGCGTTATGACGACGAAAATGTCAGTTGCCGCGTGACTATAACGCCGACGAAACCTTTCTTTGATAACGCTAAACAAGGTGTACCCAGTTATGTCGGCTGTGAATATATGGCGCAAACCATCGCGGCTTATGGTGGCGCACATGCACTCGATGATGCAGGTGAAGTGAAAATTGGTTTCCTGCTTGGCTCGCGTAAATATAACGCCGAAGTCGGTATATTTAAAGTCGGCAAGACCTTGTTAATCGAAGCCAAAAAACTAATTCAAGACGAATCAGGACTGTGTGTTTTTGATTGCGTTATAAAAGATGAAGAGAATGCGGTACTAGCAAAAGCTAAAATCAATGTATTTCAACCGCAGGATCCAGCACAATTTTTAAAGGATAATCATGAGTAA
- a CDS encoding AMP-binding protein yields the protein MTKAALNQRDICFYINEHTVRFNQFSADISRARLAIAQSDADSVLLFHQSSYDFAVGFFALALEGRHIVMPPNAQQQTLMYIAPQCQATLGDIKVDGLDAIDTNGATSNNSSNSSNSSNSSNNDSAVSVEVLLSRADLFTLLACQITFFTSGSTGQHKPIVKQFSQLNCEVDVLIKTFSQRLAATQLLVSTVSHQHIYGLLFKLLLPLKSGLAIVNDTFEYPEHINQCLGNDDRQTALLISSPAHLKRLSLDNVLIAKKAQLQGVFSSGGPLPFTIAQDLFTQLGQAPIEVFGSTETGGIAWRQCQQSSPSAWRVFPDISYRVMAETAQLILTSPYIAGDDYVTEDRVEWIDSQHFTMLGRADRTIKHEEKRINLDHMERCLQQHEFVNEVRVIVLNGAKKQVLAAVIELTDVGKIQLQQQHKKSLNDSFKQHLLGEFERICLPKKWRYPDMMAFNSQGKLVMKELEKLFD from the coding sequence ATGACTAAAGCAGCGCTAAACCAGCGAGACATATGTTTTTATATTAATGAACACACAGTTCGTTTTAATCAGTTTAGTGCTGATATTAGTCGGGCTCGTTTAGCTATCGCGCAAAGCGATGCTGACAGTGTCTTGCTGTTTCATCAATCAAGTTATGACTTTGCGGTGGGCTTTTTTGCCTTAGCACTCGAAGGTCGCCACATTGTTATGCCACCGAATGCACAGCAGCAAACGCTCATGTATATCGCGCCGCAATGCCAAGCTACATTAGGTGATATCAAAGTCGATGGTCTTGATGCTATTGATACGAATGGTGCGACCTCTAACAATAGCAGTAATAGCAGTAATAGCAGTAATAGCAGCAATAATGATTCAGCTGTATCTGTTGAGGTATTATTAAGTAGAGCGGATCTGTTTACGCTATTAGCTTGCCAAATCACCTTTTTCACTTCAGGCTCAACAGGCCAGCACAAACCGATAGTGAAGCAGTTTAGTCAGCTTAACTGCGAAGTCGATGTACTGATTAAAACCTTCAGTCAGCGTTTAGCTGCAACGCAATTACTTGTGAGCACGGTTTCTCATCAGCATATTTATGGGCTGTTATTTAAACTGTTGCTACCGTTGAAATCGGGTTTAGCTATTGTTAATGATACTTTTGAATACCCTGAACACATTAATCAGTGCCTCGGGAATGATGACCGTCAAACCGCGTTATTAATCTCTAGTCCTGCGCACCTTAAACGGCTGAGTTTAGACAATGTGTTAATCGCGAAAAAAGCGCAATTACAAGGTGTGTTTAGTTCCGGTGGTCCATTACCGTTTACTATTGCACAAGACTTATTTACTCAGCTAGGACAAGCGCCCATCGAAGTCTTTGGTAGCACCGAAACTGGCGGTATCGCATGGCGACAATGTCAGCAGTCAAGCCCAAGTGCGTGGCGTGTTTTCCCTGACATCAGTTATCGTGTGATGGCTGAAACGGCACAATTGATATTAACATCGCCGTATATTGCCGGTGATGATTACGTTACTGAAGATCGCGTTGAGTGGATCGACAGTCAACATTTTACCATGTTAGGCCGCGCTGACCGCACGATTAAACACGAAGAAAAACGCATTAACCTCGACCATATGGAACGTTGTTTACAACAGCATGAATTCGTCAATGAAGTGCGGGTTATCGTCCTCAATGGCGCTAAAAAGCAAGTGCTCGCAGCCGTTATTGAATTGACAGACGTAGGCAAAATACAGCTGCAGCAACAACATAAAAAATCATTAAATGACAGTTTTAAACAGCATTTACTCGGTGAATTTGAACGTATTTGTTTACCTAAAAAATGGCGTTATCCAGACATGATGGCGTTTAACTCTCAAGGTAAATTAGTGATGAAAGAATTGGAGAAATTGTTTGACTGA
- a CDS encoding DUF3261 domain-containing protein, whose protein sequence is MLVVTGCISMPQSHVVTMAPNVTLQLTAPPKVLQMQAITQLIEAQFDGETHSLLAQVEFTDTQIKLVAMTPSGIPLFDVLWSVTDDAVINQYVPVPGLDISYVIADIQWVSWPFAQLQLATSGSFIQAFNNNAGQTATDWTRTLTQDGQVILTVEKFDNRYILKHLLRDYQITITELTKVSL, encoded by the coding sequence ATGTTAGTCGTAACGGGCTGTATCAGCATGCCGCAAAGTCATGTTGTGACGATGGCACCGAATGTGACTTTGCAGTTAACGGCACCGCCCAAAGTATTACAGATGCAGGCGATAACGCAATTAATTGAAGCGCAGTTTGATGGTGAGACTCACAGCTTGTTAGCACAGGTTGAGTTTACTGATACGCAGATTAAATTAGTGGCGATGACGCCTTCTGGCATCCCACTGTTTGATGTATTGTGGAGTGTGACTGATGATGCTGTTATTAACCAATATGTGCCGGTGCCGGGATTGGACATCAGTTATGTGATCGCGGATATACAGTGGGTAAGCTGGCCGTTTGCACAATTACAGTTGGCGACAAGTGGTTCATTTATTCAAGCATTCAACAATAACGCAGGTCAAACCGCTACGGATTGGACGCGTACATTAACGCAAGATGGTCAGGTTATTTTGACGGTCGAAAAGTTCGATAATCGCTATATCCTCAAGCATTTACTGCGCGATTATCAAATAACCATAACAGAATTAACGAAGGTGTCGCTGTGA
- a CDS encoding outer membrane lipoprotein carrier protein LolA, which translates to MSSCMGRYMSSYMASCLRLLLLMSLAGNVFAADDVSVANSGQIQQSAAPLDLLAQFKPLTVATGTFVQNKYFTVLKNPVISTGELYLDQSLGFVWHTSKPIASTMILKGDGLFSIDHRQQQKKINNATPIATVLMSALSGDLSALASQFSLAATSSTNTSSTKTTATRQTCIELTPKDATIAKVMRVIELCGSDTVEQLVLFETSGNRTEIAIKLTEVPELPEAIRAQF; encoded by the coding sequence ATGAGTAGTTGTATGGGTCGTTATATGAGTAGTTACATGGCTAGCTGCTTACGGCTACTGCTGTTAATGTCATTGGCCGGTAACGTGTTTGCTGCTGATGATGTTAGCGTTGCAAACTCAGGTCAAATACAACAGTCTGCAGCGCCTCTGGATTTATTAGCGCAGTTTAAACCGCTGACGGTCGCCACTGGTACATTTGTGCAAAACAAGTATTTTACGGTACTCAAAAACCCAGTCATCTCGACAGGTGAATTATACTTAGATCAGTCATTGGGCTTTGTGTGGCATACCAGTAAACCGATAGCGTCGACCATGATACTTAAAGGCGATGGGTTGTTTTCAATTGATCACCGTCAGCAGCAGAAAAAGATTAACAATGCCACGCCGATTGCCACTGTACTCATGAGTGCCTTGTCTGGTGATCTTAGTGCATTAGCAAGTCAATTTAGTCTAGCTGCAACATCATCCACAAACACATCATCCACAAAAACGACAGCAACTCGCCAGACTTGTATTGAATTAACGCCAAAAGACGCCACGATAGCCAAAGTGATGCGCGTTATTGAGTTATGCGGCAGTGATACGGTTGAGCAGTTAGTATTATTTGAAACCTCTGGTAACCGTACTGAAATAGCGATTAAATTAACTGAAGTTCCTGAACTGCCAGAGGCAATACGTGCACAATTCTGA
- a CDS encoding HAL/PAL/TAL family ammonia-lyase → MANTKATIKFGESRLSIEDIVAIAKQQKHVSISDAPELTHKIDSALAFLDNLLKEDGVIYGVTTGYGDSVTVKVPLSLVHELPLHLTRFHGCGLGQLFSTMEGRAILATRLNSLAQGYSGVSWEMLNLLAAYLEHDIIPAIPQEGSVGASGDLTPLSYVAGALVGERDVFYKEQVRNSGEVMRELGLIPLVLRPKEGLAIMNGTAVMTAVACLAFDRASYATKLAARITAMASLSIKGNSHHFDEILFSVKPHPGQQQVATWIRNDLNHAEHPRNADRLQDRYSIRCAPHVIGVLQDSLPFFRQMIENELNSANDNPIIDGPGEHVLHGGHFYGGHIAMAMDSMKTAVANLADLADRQLACLVDTKYSNGLPSNLSMSSEERRYINHGFKAMQIGASAYTAEALKQTMPASVFSRSTECHNQDKVSMGTIASRDAMRVLQLTEQVLATTLLATVQGLRIRIERNELDLASLPMPVQAMYNDICSFFEPLVEDRPMESLLRFTIDAIQTQRWSLYQ, encoded by the coding sequence GTGGCTAACACGAAAGCAACAATTAAGTTTGGCGAATCACGTTTATCGATTGAAGATATTGTGGCAATTGCGAAACAGCAAAAACACGTTAGCATCAGTGATGCGCCAGAGTTAACCCATAAGATTGACTCTGCGTTAGCTTTTTTAGATAACTTGCTAAAAGAAGATGGCGTGATCTATGGTGTAACCACAGGTTATGGCGATTCGGTCACAGTGAAAGTGCCGCTCAGTCTAGTGCATGAATTACCGCTGCATTTAACCCGTTTTCACGGTTGTGGCTTAGGTCAGTTATTTAGCACGATGGAAGGTCGTGCTATTTTGGCTACACGCCTAAATTCATTGGCACAAGGTTATTCTGGTGTTAGCTGGGAAATGCTGAACTTATTAGCCGCCTATTTAGAGCACGACATTATCCCTGCGATCCCCCAAGAAGGGTCGGTAGGCGCAAGTGGTGATTTAACCCCGCTTTCTTATGTTGCTGGCGCCTTGGTTGGCGAGCGTGATGTGTTTTATAAAGAGCAGGTCCGCAACAGTGGTGAAGTGATGCGCGAACTGGGTTTGATCCCATTAGTATTGCGACCTAAAGAAGGCTTGGCAATCATGAACGGCACGGCTGTTATGACGGCTGTGGCTTGTTTGGCGTTCGATCGTGCTAGCTATGCAACGAAACTGGCCGCGCGTATTACCGCAATGGCGAGTTTATCGATTAAAGGGAACAGCCATCATTTCGATGAGATCTTATTCTCGGTTAAACCGCACCCAGGTCAGCAACAAGTGGCTACTTGGATCCGTAATGACTTAAACCACGCCGAACACCCGCGTAATGCCGACCGTTTACAAGATCGCTATTCGATCCGTTGTGCACCGCATGTGATTGGCGTATTACAAGACTCACTGCCGTTCTTCCGTCAAATGATTGAGAACGAGCTGAACTCGGCGAATGATAACCCAATCATTGATGGTCCGGGCGAACATGTATTACATGGTGGTCATTTCTACGGTGGCCATATTGCGATGGCGATGGATAGCATGAAAACGGCTGTGGCAAACTTAGCTGATCTTGCCGATCGTCAGCTCGCGTGTTTGGTTGATACTAAATACAGCAATGGCTTGCCATCAAACTTATCAATGAGCAGTGAAGAGCGCCGTTATATTAACCATGGTTTCAAAGCCATGCAGATTGGCGCATCAGCGTACACTGCGGAAGCCTTAAAGCAAACTATGCCTGCGAGTGTATTCTCACGTTCAACAGAATGTCATAACCAAGACAAAGTCAGCATGGGCACGATAGCGTCACGTGATGCGATGCGGGTTCTGCAGTTGACAGAACAAGTGTTGGCAACGACATTACTGGCGACGGTACAAGGTTTACGTATTCGTATTGAACGTAACGAACTGGATTTAGCTAGCTTACCAATGCCAGTGCAAGCGATGTATAACGATATTTGCAGCTTCTTTGAGCCGTTAGTTGAAGACCGTCCAATGGAAAGTCTATTGCGCTTCACCATTGATGCGATCCAAACGCAACGCTGGTCGCTTTATCAATAA
- a CDS encoding acyltransferase: protein MSETVHWSKMQERGTFLGMKILLLCYAILGRRGLSVILYPVIVYLYFTGGESKKASLNYLAKIAQRQGWSKRPGHRQGIKHFYTFAQSAFDKIDAWTGKITMDQVNYNYDAKFRRLLEEEQGAVFIGSHLGNLEVCRTLSVGKYKTRINVLVFTHHAVEFNKIMQKINANVNVNFIQVKDVGVDLAILLKQRVEAGEKVVIVGDRTSTTTPGRVVYADFLGQQAPFSQGPFILASLLECPVYYLFCLKDGDKYNLIFEHVADQLKFARKTRQAEIGELINQYAQRLEHFCLQYPYQWFNFFDFWQEDHKVERKK, encoded by the coding sequence ATGTCAGAGACAGTTCATTGGTCAAAAATGCAAGAGCGCGGTACTTTTCTGGGCATGAAAATACTCTTGCTTTGCTATGCTATTTTAGGCCGTCGAGGGTTATCTGTGATCCTTTATCCCGTGATTGTGTATTTGTATTTTACGGGTGGCGAAAGCAAAAAAGCGTCATTAAATTATTTAGCTAAAATTGCTCAACGTCAAGGTTGGAGTAAGCGACCAGGTCATCGCCAAGGCATCAAGCATTTTTATACCTTTGCTCAAAGTGCATTTGATAAGATCGACGCTTGGACTGGCAAGATCACCATGGATCAAGTTAATTATAACTACGATGCTAAATTTAGGCGATTACTTGAAGAAGAGCAGGGCGCAGTATTTATTGGTTCGCACCTCGGTAATTTAGAAGTATGCCGGACCTTAAGTGTCGGTAAATACAAGACCCGTATTAACGTCTTGGTATTTACCCATCATGCGGTTGAATTTAATAAAATAATGCAAAAGATTAACGCCAATGTAAACGTTAACTTTATTCAAGTAAAAGACGTCGGTGTTGATCTCGCCATCTTGTTAAAACAGCGTGTTGAAGCGGGAGAAAAAGTGGTGATTGTTGGTGATAGAACCAGTACCACAACCCCTGGACGTGTGGTCTATGCCGACTTTTTAGGTCAGCAAGCGCCGTTCTCACAAGGCCCCTTCATTTTAGCATCGCTACTTGAATGCCCTGTGTATTACCTGTTTTGTTTAAAAGACGGTGATAAATATAACCTGATTTTCGAGCATGTAGCAGACCAATTAAAGTTTGCCCGTAAAACCAGACAAGCCGAGATAGGCGAATTAATTAATCAGTATGCACAAAGGTTAGAACACTTTTGTCTGCAGTATCCGTATCAATGGTTTAACTTTTTTGATTTTTGGCAAGAAGACCATAAAGTAGAACGTAAGAAATAG
- a CDS encoding beta-ketoacyl-ACP synthase — MSICLKDFGVVCALGDSKASVAAGLLKGSRDGLMLDSELPNAEPQYVGRVADSAFNKAGTNLTTGKKLSRNDKLSQLAYLQIADTLLPLLAEFGQQRIAVVIGTSTSGIEYGEQALKQKIATGEYPENYHYSMQEMGTTAQFIADLCQAKGPVYSISTACSSSGKALVSAQALLDADLADVVIAGGVDSLAKLTVNGFKALASTATAQNNPFSTDRDGINIGEAAALFIVTKEQGGIQLLGAAETSDAHHLSAPHPEGEGALRAMRMALTEANLQGEQIDYVNLHGTGTPKNDDMEAKAMFNACGSNVLCGSTKGMTGHTLGAAGALEAGICWLLLNDEYNPEHQVPANVSDGELDNNLATINLVDAKANAERSAKNKLQTCMSNSFAFGGNNISLVIGKQP; from the coding sequence GTGAGTATCTGTTTAAAAGATTTTGGGGTGGTATGCGCACTCGGTGATTCAAAAGCTTCGGTAGCCGCTGGGCTATTAAAGGGAAGTCGAGATGGTTTAATGCTTGATAGCGAATTACCAAACGCAGAGCCGCAATATGTCGGTCGTGTGGCAGATTCAGCTTTTAATAAAGCTGGGACTAACTTGACGACGGGTAAAAAACTCAGCCGTAATGATAAGCTTAGCCAATTGGCGTATTTGCAGATAGCCGATACACTTTTACCTTTGCTTGCCGAATTTGGCCAACAACGAATCGCCGTCGTGATCGGTACCAGTACTTCGGGTATTGAATATGGCGAGCAAGCATTAAAGCAGAAGATAGCAACGGGTGAATATCCAGAAAACTACCATTACAGCATGCAGGAAATGGGCACGACAGCGCAATTTATTGCGGACTTATGCCAAGCTAAAGGTCCTGTTTATAGTATCTCGACGGCGTGTTCATCGAGCGGTAAAGCCTTAGTCAGTGCTCAAGCCTTGTTAGATGCAGATCTCGCCGATGTGGTGATTGCCGGTGGTGTTGATAGTTTAGCTAAGCTGACTGTGAATGGTTTTAAAGCATTAGCGTCAACAGCAACTGCGCAGAATAACCCGTTTTCAACAGACCGTGATGGGATTAATATCGGTGAAGCGGCGGCGTTATTTATCGTCACCAAAGAGCAAGGCGGTATTCAGTTATTAGGCGCAGCGGAAACCTCTGATGCCCACCATTTATCGGCACCACATCCAGAAGGTGAAGGCGCATTACGGGCGATGCGTATGGCGTTGACTGAAGCTAATTTGCAAGGTGAGCAAATCGATTATGTAAACTTACATGGTACAGGCACACCGAAGAATGATGACATGGAAGCCAAAGCCATGTTTAACGCGTGTGGTAGTAACGTATTGTGCGGGTCGACCAAGGGCATGACTGGGCATACATTAGGTGCTGCGGGTGCATTGGAAGCGGGTATTTGTTGGTTATTGCTTAATGATGAATATAATCCTGAGCATCAAGTCCCGGCCAATGTCAGCGATGGTGAGCTAGATAATAACCTTGCGACGATAAACCTAGTGGATGCCAAGGCTAATGCGGAACGCTCGGCTAAAAATAAGTTACAAACCTGCATGAGCAACTCATTTGCTTTTGGCGGTAATAATATCAGTTTAGTGATAGGAAAACAGCCGTGA
- a CDS encoding glycosyltransferase family 2 protein produces the protein MSYCIVIPNYNHTVVIDKLLEDLAAYKLPVIMVNDGSDADSAAFMQTLAAKYSYVTLVSHSHNQGKGAAVQTGLKYANGMGFTHAIQVDADGQHDITDIHKLVALSQAQPHTLISGQPIYNESVPKHRYYARYLTHVWVWIETLSFDIKDTMCGFRVYPLAETLSLLTKQRSIGEYMAFDTEIIVRLYWDGVNTTFMPTKVNYPENGVSHFRLWEDNVAISWMHTRLVFGMLKRFPQLLLRKFRD, from the coding sequence GTGAGTTATTGCATTGTCATTCCGAATTATAACCACACTGTGGTGATTGATAAATTGTTAGAGGATTTAGCTGCATACAAGTTACCTGTGATCATGGTGAATGATGGCAGCGATGCGGATAGCGCGGCATTTATGCAAACCTTAGCGGCTAAATATAGTTATGTGACGTTAGTGTCCCATAGCCATAATCAGGGCAAAGGTGCAGCAGTACAAACAGGATTGAAATACGCTAATGGCATGGGCTTTACGCATGCGATCCAAGTGGATGCAGATGGTCAGCATGATATTACTGATATCCATAAGCTGGTGGCTTTATCGCAAGCACAACCGCATACACTGATCAGCGGTCAACCTATTTATAATGAATCAGTGCCTAAGCACCGTTATTACGCACGATACCTAACCCATGTTTGGGTGTGGATTGAAACGCTGTCGTTTGATATTAAAGATACCATGTGTGGTTTTCGCGTGTATCCATTAGCCGAGACGTTAAGCCTATTGACCAAGCAGCGCAGCATAGGTGAATACATGGCGTTTGATACCGAGATCATCGTACGTTTATATTGGGATGGCGTGAATACGACATTCATGCCAACCAAGGTTAACTACCCTGAAAATGGTGTGTCACATTTCCGCTTATGGGAAGACAACGTGGCGATTTCATGGATGCATACCCGTCTGGTATTTGGCATGTTAAAGCGTTTTCCGCAGTTATTATTGCGTAAATTCAGGGATTAA
- a CDS encoding MMPL family transporter translates to MLQLIAVLLLAGYQLGWGQWQIETNILSLLPTDNQALSSPIAASQKHDINQAKSALFQQANQRVFVAISGGQAMPAYQQLAKTISTFDGIENEAMTVPDIKDIVAFYQPYRDSVMTDNYQALLAAPQTTLTTAQDQANLTTANAINNFVLGKLTQVSDPFVSGSLAIAPRLNLADFLATGLAQLQAFETEQGIIVVNKDGLKHYIMPIKVAVDGFSIKQTQAFSQQLQAEFQLLATQFDVDVLYSGVLFHTAESSQQAEFEMSTFGVISLLAVLLMILAVFRSAKPVNLALIVLAISVVYGLTAVVTLFNQLHLLTLVFAVTLIGIVIDYCFHAFVSFSVISTSKSQGGIKSIRTALCLGFITTALGYAALIMSPLSLLSQVAVFMIFGLLGALLTVLLLLPYFNLTGKISVTPSVWTLTDKLNVWLTKLHQQRRLIFVVLSLGLVSAIVIDDINFNDDIRLLNSSPAFLIENEIKMAKLMGYQHSQRIVITADDSETLLQRQETLLAQLVTQPDLTVKSMASLLPSVAKQQANNVLLKSAEQQQVFELGLATLGLADTVDKFKPLTLDAFNAGPLQALSAVYIYQYQMRDDNEKYALWVETAGVALNDALQQWIGAQADMSIDNKPAEVTAALSHYRQALLLLFAGAIVVVTIVLCLRFGLGQGLLGLLSIVVSAGGALLLTQLSLGHLNIFNLLAVLLILALAIDYVIFYQEHGLQANTVLAITLSAISSALVFGVLALSVTPAVESFGLTVMFGILLVFVLAPLSAKKIAPLSAAKGEVEK, encoded by the coding sequence TTGCTTCAACTTATCGCTGTGCTGCTATTAGCTGGTTATCAACTGGGCTGGGGTCAATGGCAAATAGAGACTAATATTTTGTCGTTATTGCCGACAGACAATCAAGCTCTGTCTAGTCCAATAGCAGCTAGTCAAAAGCATGATATCAACCAAGCCAAATCAGCGTTATTCCAACAAGCCAATCAACGGGTATTCGTGGCGATTTCTGGTGGACAGGCAATGCCTGCTTATCAACAACTCGCGAAAACGATCAGCACATTTGATGGCATTGAAAACGAAGCCATGACAGTACCTGATATTAAGGACATAGTTGCTTTTTATCAGCCGTATCGTGATAGTGTCATGACCGATAACTACCAAGCTTTATTGGCAGCACCGCAAACGACATTAACGACAGCCCAAGATCAAGCAAATTTAACCACAGCTAACGCCATTAATAACTTTGTGTTGGGCAAGTTAACCCAAGTTAGCGATCCCTTTGTCAGCGGCAGTTTAGCGATTGCTCCACGGTTAAATCTGGCCGATTTCTTAGCGACAGGCCTCGCGCAGTTACAAGCGTTTGAAACAGAGCAAGGTATCATAGTCGTTAACAAAGACGGCTTAAAACATTACATCATGCCAATTAAAGTGGCCGTGGATGGTTTCTCGATTAAACAAACGCAAGCTTTTTCGCAGCAATTACAAGCAGAGTTTCAACTATTAGCAACGCAGTTTGATGTAGACGTGCTTTACAGTGGGGTATTGTTTCATACGGCTGAATCAAGTCAGCAAGCCGAATTTGAAATGTCGACGTTTGGTGTTATCTCGTTATTAGCCGTGTTATTAATGATTTTAGCTGTGTTTCGCAGTGCTAAACCGGTTAATTTAGCCTTGATAGTATTAGCCATTTCGGTGGTTTATGGCTTAACGGCGGTTGTTACCTTATTCAATCAATTGCATCTACTTACGTTAGTTTTCGCTGTGACTTTAATTGGTATCGTCATTGATTACTGCTTTCATGCTTTTGTCAGTTTCAGCGTTATTAGCACTAGCAAGAGCCAAGGCGGCATTAAATCGATTCGCACAGCGTTATGTTTGGGCTTTATCACCACAGCATTAGGGTATGCCGCATTAATCATGTCGCCATTATCCTTATTAAGCCAAGTCGCAGTATTCATGATCTTCGGTTTGCTCGGCGCGTTATTAACTGTGCTGTTATTACTGCCGTATTTCAATCTAACGGGCAAAATTAGTGTTACACCAAGTGTGTGGACGTTAACGGATAAACTCAATGTTTGGTTAACAAAACTGCACCAGCAGCGCCGACTCATCTTTGTTGTTCTGAGTTTAGGCTTAGTCAGTGCGATCGTCATCGATGACATTAATTTCAATGATGATATTCGCTTACTTAATTCCAGCCCGGCGTTTTTGATTGAGAACGAGATCAAGATGGCGAAGCTGATGGGTTATCAACACAGCCAGCGCATAGTCATTACTGCGGATGACAGTGAAACCTTGTTACAGCGCCAAGAGACCTTGTTAGCTCAGCTAGTGACGCAGCCAGATTTAACAGTCAAAAGCATGGCCAGTTTATTGCCATCAGTCGCTAAGCAACAAGCCAATAACGTACTGCTTAAAAGCGCCGAGCAACAGCAGGTGTTTGAACTTGGATTAGCGACTTTAGGTTTAGCTGATACTGTCGATAAATTCAAACCGTTAACGTTAGATGCGTTTAACGCTGGTCCATTGCAGGCTTTATCTGCGGTATATATTTATCAATACCAAATGAGAGATGACAATGAAAAGTACGCCTTGTGGGTGGAAACTGCTGGTGTGGCGTTAAATGACGCGTTGCAGCAATGGATTGGTGCACAAGCAGACATGAGTATTGATAACAAACCGGCGGAAGTTACAGCAGCGTTAAGTCATTATCGCCAAGCGTTATTGTTACTGTTTGCGGGGGCGATAGTCGTGGTGACTATTGTGCTGTGTTTACGCTTTGGTTTAGGCCAAGGTTTGTTAGGGCTGTTAAGTATCGTTGTCAGTGCGGGTGGGGCGTTATTATTAACCCAATTAAGCTTAGGGCATCTGAATATTTTCAATTTGTTGGCAGTATTGTTGATCCTGGCTTTGGCCATTGATTATGTGATTTTTTATCAAGAACATGGCTTACAAGCTAATACCGTTTTAGCAATCACCTTATCGGCGATTTCATCAGCCTTGGTATTTGGCGTGCTTGCGCTAAGTGTGACACCAGCGGTAGAAAGTTTCGGCTTAACTGTTATGTTTGGTATTTTACTGGTGTTTGTATTGGCCCCATTAAGTGCAAAGAAAATAGCCCCATTAAGTGCAGCAAAGGGTGAGGTTGAAAAATGA